The bacterium genome has a window encoding:
- a CDS encoding ABC transporter permease, with protein MRRLAARSAYMLVIVAVSSVAVFYAIRLSGGDAVAAVIQPGSASLEAREQLRELWGLNLPIHEQYFDYMGRLLRGDLGNSLTNSSPISDMLIIHGRHSLILGVAALVIVFGLGIPLGVLASLRRNGVVDASIMTFSVGGMAIPNFWLALLVVWLFASTLHWLPSAGCCSPKQLVMPAFVLAAEGLALTVRMTRSAMLESLDRDFVRTLRSGGLSEMRVIGRHVLRNAMVPLVSLAGLRIGQIVGYALVVETIFGWPGLGQVLVNAVLRRDYPVAQFFSLVLVILVIMGNWAADLGYQFANPRLRAARS; from the coding sequence TTGAGGCGGCTGGCAGCCCGCTCCGCCTACATGCTGGTGATCGTGGCGGTCTCGTCGGTGGCGGTCTTCTACGCCATCCGGCTGTCGGGAGGGGACGCGGTGGCCGCCGTCATCCAGCCGGGCTCGGCCTCCCTGGAAGCCCGCGAACAGCTCCGGGAGCTCTGGGGACTCAACCTCCCCATCCACGAGCAGTACTTCGACTACATGGGGCGGCTGCTGCGAGGGGATCTGGGCAACTCCTTGACCAACAGCTCGCCCATATCGGACATGCTGATCATCCACGGTCGGCACAGCCTGATCCTCGGGGTGGCCGCCCTGGTGATCGTCTTCGGCCTCGGCATCCCTCTGGGGGTGCTGGCCTCGCTGCGCCGCAACGGCGTTGTGGACGCGTCGATCATGACCTTCTCGGTGGGCGGCATGGCGATCCCCAACTTCTGGCTGGCGCTGCTGGTCGTCTGGCTGTTCGCCTCCACCCTCCACTGGTTACCCTCCGCCGGCTGCTGCAGTCCCAAACAGCTGGTGATGCCCGCCTTCGTGCTGGCAGCAGAGGGCCTGGCTCTCACCGTCCGGATGACCCGTTCGGCCATGCTCGAGAGCCTGGACCGCGACTTCGTGCGGACTCTCCGGTCGGGCGGGCTGTCCGAGATGCGGGTGATCGGGCGCCACGTGCTGCGAAACGCCATGGTTCCCCTGGTGTCGCTAGCCGGCCTGCGGATCGGGCAGATCGTAGGGTATGCGCTGGTCGTGGAGACCATATTCGGCTGGCCCGGCCTGGGGCAGGTGCTGGTCAACGCGGTGCTGAGGAGGGACTACCCGGTGGCGCAGTTCTTCTCGCTGGTGCTGGTGATCCTCGTGATCATGGGCAACTGGGCAGCGGATCTGGGCTACCAGTTCGCCAACCCGCGCCTGCGCGCGGCCCGATCGTGA
- a CDS encoding ABC transporter substrate-binding protein yields MGNSWMDPGLGPEVTELTEQYMAKKIGRRQFMKRMGVAGVGVAAAASILAACGDDEPEVAATTAATTATTAAPSTDDSATTTQAAAAPEETTATTEAAMMGPVSGGTLREGYNRDVSKHDPLTTNWYDPAFFAIYEAILSNDPSGATVPQFASGFSAADDGLEYRFTIPEGKLSHSGGTINAEMVAEFYRSIQAFSFIAGLAAPVDTYEADGNDVVMKMKNPWVGALGPHKTGYWRIVNINTWKEHSITADGGLNAASTYGTELADGTGPFTHEEWVPGSHVLVRRWDQYPGSQTPFFENKGPAHLDAIRWTVITEAGQRATQLENGDIDTLINPAHQDIGRLESNSDLTVIRHPEWSGYHLAMNRDYPEYFGDRLTRQGLSHALDREGMAQAILFGNGAATYGPFPTTDRNYESAVEQFNQFDLNLANQKLDRAGWTMGSGGVRERDGVRFEFRYLVEDETVQKSVAEAVQAQFANVGVRANLDVVDRALAFEQQSGPGRDSVEMSLFFWLWPIPLDVLILFGGSQFIPVPNFSHAVEPRVDDAIANWQNSATESQAQAAASQFQLAWAEELPYIPLMNQNATFVHNNKVHGWQPFVWNLYPYYNDTWIEA; encoded by the coding sequence ATGGGCAACTCTTGGATGGATCCGGGCCTGGGTCCCGAGGTGACCGAACTCACCGAGCAGTACATGGCCAAGAAGATCGGGCGGCGCCAGTTCATGAAGCGCATGGGTGTTGCCGGCGTGGGGGTAGCGGCCGCAGCATCGATACTGGCGGCCTGCGGCGACGACGAGCCCGAGGTCGCAGCCACCACCGCAGCCACCACGGCCACCACCGCAGCCCCGTCCACGGATGACAGCGCCACCACGACCCAGGCGGCGGCCGCTCCGGAGGAGACCACTGCGACGACAGAAGCCGCGATGATGGGCCCGGTTTCCGGCGGCACGTTGCGGGAGGGTTACAACCGGGACGTCTCCAAGCACGACCCGCTGACCACCAACTGGTACGATCCCGCCTTCTTCGCCATCTACGAGGCGATCCTCTCCAACGACCCGAGCGGCGCCACCGTGCCCCAGTTCGCCTCCGGTTTCTCGGCGGCGGACGATGGCCTCGAGTACCGGTTCACCATCCCGGAGGGCAAGCTGTCGCACTCCGGCGGGACGATCAACGCCGAGATGGTGGCCGAGTTCTACCGGTCGATCCAGGCCTTCAGCTTCATCGCCGGCCTGGCGGCGCCGGTCGACACCTACGAGGCGGACGGCAACGATGTCGTCATGAAGATGAAGAACCCGTGGGTGGGGGCCCTAGGCCCGCACAAGACCGGGTACTGGCGGATCGTCAACATCAACACCTGGAAGGAGCACTCGATCACGGCCGACGGCGGGCTCAACGCCGCTTCGACCTACGGCACCGAGTTGGCTGACGGCACCGGTCCCTTCACCCACGAGGAGTGGGTACCGGGTAGCCACGTGCTGGTCCGGCGCTGGGACCAATACCCGGGTTCCCAGACCCCGTTCTTCGAGAACAAGGGTCCGGCCCATCTGGACGCCATCCGGTGGACGGTCATCACCGAGGCCGGCCAGCGGGCCACCCAGCTCGAGAACGGCGATATCGACACGCTGATCAACCCGGCCCACCAGGACATCGGGCGCCTCGAGTCCAACTCCGACCTGACGGTGATCCGGCATCCCGAGTGGTCGGGGTATCACCTGGCGATGAACCGTGACTATCCCGAGTACTTCGGCGACCGGCTGACCCGCCAGGGCTTGTCCCACGCGTTGGATCGCGAGGGCATGGCCCAGGCCATCCTGTTCGGCAACGGCGCCGCGACCTACGGTCCGTTCCCCACCACCGACCGGAACTACGAGTCGGCGGTCGAGCAGTTCAACCAGTTCGATCTCAACCTGGCCAACCAGAAGCTGGACCGGGCCGGGTGGACGATGGGCAGCGGCGGAGTCCGCGAGCGCGACGGGGTCAGGTTCGAGTTCCGCTATCTCGTCGAGGACGAGACGGTTCAGAAGTCGGTGGCCGAAGCGGTACAGGCTCAGTTCGCCAATGTCGGCGTCAGGGCCAACCTCGATGTGGTCGACCGAGCGCTCGCCTTCGAGCAGCAGAGCGGCCCGGGTCGGGACTCGGTCGAGATGTCGCTCTTCTTCTGGCTGTGGCCGATCCCGCTCGACGTGCTGATCCTCTTCGGTGGATCACAGTTCATCCCGGTGCCGAACTTCTCGCACGCCGTGGAGCCGCGGGTCGACGATGCCATCGCCAACTGGCAGAACTCTGCCACCGAGTCGCAGGCGCAGGCGGCGGCTTCCCAGTTCCAGCTGGCCTGGGCGGAAGAGCTTCCGTACATCCCGCTGATGAACCAGAACGCCACTTTCGTACACAACAACAAGGTGCACGGATGGCAGCCCTTCGTGTGGAATCTGTACCCGTACTACAACGACACCTGGATCGAGGCCTAA
- a CDS encoding SDR family oxidoreductase — translation MERFLVTGSAGCIGAWAVHELVREGTPVVTFDISDTPHRLRLLLDEDELSAVRFRQGDIRDSEAVEAVITDNRITHVVHLAALQVPFCAADPVNGSRVNVTGTLNVLEAARRTEGQVRGVTYASSIGVFGPADMYEGGVVHDDSPAAPATLYGAYKQANEWTARIYSTDWGIGSVGLRPSVIYGLGRDQGLTSAATVAMLSAAAGVSAHITHGGTVTYQHAQDMARIFIAAARLEADRALVHNVGGPVAHISEVAAAIDAAAPGIETTYDDAPFPLPSIIDGAGLEQAIDIPQRPLAEGVVGTVEAFRRLLAEGRVSL, via the coding sequence ATGGAACGGTTCCTGGTGACGGGATCAGCAGGTTGCATCGGCGCCTGGGCGGTTCACGAGCTGGTCAGGGAGGGAACTCCGGTAGTCACGTTCGACATCAGCGATACCCCCCATCGCCTGCGGCTCCTGCTGGACGAGGACGAGCTCTCGGCCGTCCGGTTCCGCCAGGGGGACATTCGCGACAGCGAGGCGGTCGAGGCGGTGATCACGGACAACCGGATAACCCACGTTGTCCACCTGGCCGCCCTCCAGGTCCCGTTCTGCGCGGCCGATCCGGTGAACGGCTCCCGGGTCAACGTCACCGGCACCCTGAACGTGCTGGAGGCGGCCCGGCGGACCGAAGGGCAGGTCCGGGGCGTTACGTATGCAAGCTCGATCGGCGTGTTCGGCCCGGCCGACATGTACGAGGGCGGGGTGGTCCACGACGACTCCCCCGCTGCGCCGGCCACGCTCTACGGTGCCTACAAGCAGGCCAACGAGTGGACGGCCCGGATCTACAGCACGGACTGGGGAATCGGCTCGGTGGGCCTGCGACCCTCCGTCATCTACGGACTGGGACGTGATCAGGGTCTCACTTCGGCGGCCACGGTCGCGATGCTGTCCGCGGCGGCCGGAGTCTCCGCCCACATCACCCACGGCGGAACGGTGACCTACCAGCACGCCCAGGACATGGCCCGCATCTTCATCGCGGCCGCCCGCCTCGAGGCCGACCGGGCCCTGGTCCACAACGTGGGCGGTCCGGTGGCTCACATCTCGGAGGTGGCCGCGGCCATAGATGCCGCCGCTCCCGGGATCGAGACCACCTACGACGATGCGCCCTTCCCGCTTCCCTCGATCATCGACGGCGCCGGTCTCGAGCAGGCCATCGACATTCCCCAACGCCCGCTGGCAGAGGGGGTTGTCGGAACGGTCGAGGCCTTCCGCCGGTTGCTCGCCGAGGGCCGGGTCAGTCTCTAG
- a CDS encoding SprT family zinc-dependent metalloprotease encodes MARKYCSITHGDDTIEFEVRRSDRRTKTVEVAVTPLGVRVYAPRAAPVDDLKQFVEAKAPWILGHLADLERSCLPGLREGQIMPYLGRAVPLSYETVDLPGPVVDFDGSRFTVTVPPGPDEDSRLLSVGHTFVAWYNARAWERIPATVDAWWPLLGHGPRSRVLIRDQKSRWASCARDGTLRFNWRIIMLEPRLIDYVVVHELAHLQVKGHPPEFWNRVAGALPDVEERRRGLKEAVSNLPLWSL; translated from the coding sequence ATGGCGCGCAAATACTGCTCCATCACCCACGGAGATGACACCATCGAGTTCGAGGTACGCCGGAGCGACCGGCGGACGAAGACGGTCGAGGTGGCCGTGACACCTCTCGGCGTGCGGGTGTATGCCCCGAGAGCGGCGCCGGTGGACGACCTCAAGCAGTTCGTGGAGGCCAAGGCACCGTGGATTCTCGGTCACCTGGCAGACCTGGAACGAAGCTGCCTGCCCGGCCTGCGAGAGGGCCAGATCATGCCCTACCTGGGCCGGGCCGTGCCGCTCTCCTACGAGACCGTGGACCTGCCGGGACCGGTGGTGGACTTCGACGGGAGCCGGTTCACCGTGACCGTGCCACCCGGGCCGGACGAGGATTCCCGGCTCCTGAGCGTCGGTCATACCTTCGTGGCCTGGTACAACGCCCGGGCCTGGGAGCGGATCCCGGCCACGGTCGACGCTTGGTGGCCGCTCCTCGGCCATGGCCCGAGGTCGAGGGTCCTGATCCGCGACCAGAAGAGCCGCTGGGCCAGCTGCGCCCGTGACGGCACCCTCCGGTTCAACTGGCGGATCATCATGCTGGAGCCGAGGCTCATCGACTACGTGGTGGTGCACGAGCTAGCCCATCTCCAGGTCAAGGGCCACCCGCCCGAGTTCTGGAACCGGGTGGCCGGCGCCCTGCCCGACGTGGAGGAGCGCCGGAGGGGACTGAAGGAGGCCGTCTCCAACCTGCCGCTATGGAGCCTGTGA
- a CDS encoding M20/M25/M40 family metallo-hydrolase, with the protein MPSEFQGQADRARVERLLVRYVGVHSVNPAIDGGAGEADLASLLFSDLRDWGFDPVREPVHPGGRDNVVATLPGREGSPVVMFHAHLDTVGLSGKATADAMSTGGNVFGRGACDTKGSLVAMVEALRLLGSVDPAERATVMLVGGIDEEVGGTGAEELAAAHPEVDMAVLGEPTSLEIATAHKGVLRLEIATTGIPSHSSKPHLGRNAIYAMGRVLDALQTDYLTSLDPVGHPLAGPPTLAVTIIRGGSGFNVVPAECVIGLDRRVIPGEIHEELLEEFDELLAGVDVPLERRDPLLMTAPLDTPVTDPVVQALKGAREAATGREADPIGVTFGTDASALAPAGISCVVFGPGSIDQAHSDEEWVGIEETALAAEILAQTALNLAAD; encoded by the coding sequence GTGCCGTCAGAGTTCCAAGGCCAGGCCGACCGCGCCAGGGTCGAGCGATTGCTGGTCCGCTACGTAGGCGTCCACTCCGTCAACCCCGCCATCGACGGGGGCGCCGGCGAGGCCGACCTGGCGAGCCTGCTCTTCTCCGACCTCAGGGACTGGGGCTTCGATCCCGTGCGCGAACCGGTCCACCCGGGAGGGCGCGACAACGTCGTCGCCACCCTGCCGGGACGGGAGGGCTCTCCGGTCGTCATGTTCCACGCCCACCTCGACACCGTGGGCCTCTCCGGCAAGGCCACCGCCGATGCCATGTCCACCGGCGGCAACGTGTTCGGGCGGGGCGCCTGCGACACCAAGGGGTCGCTGGTGGCGATGGTCGAAGCCCTCCGGTTGCTGGGGTCGGTAGACCCGGCCGAGCGGGCCACCGTCATGCTGGTAGGGGGCATCGACGAGGAGGTCGGCGGAACGGGGGCGGAGGAGCTGGCGGCCGCCCATCCGGAGGTCGACATGGCGGTGCTCGGCGAACCCACCAGCCTGGAGATCGCCACCGCCCACAAGGGAGTGCTCCGCCTCGAGATCGCCACCACCGGCATCCCGTCACACTCCTCCAAACCCCACCTGGGACGCAACGCCATCTACGCGATGGGACGGGTTCTGGACGCCCTCCAGACCGACTATCTGACCTCCCTCGACCCGGTGGGACACCCGCTGGCGGGGCCGCCCACGTTGGCCGTCACCATCATCCGGGGCGGTTCCGGCTTCAACGTGGTCCCGGCCGAGTGCGTCATCGGCCTCGACCGGCGGGTGATCCCCGGCGAGATCCACGAGGAACTTCTCGAGGAGTTCGACGAGTTGCTGGCCGGTGTGGATGTCCCGCTGGAGCGCCGGGATCCCCTCCTGATGACCGCTCCCCTCGACACACCCGTGACCGACCCGGTGGTCCAGGCCTTGAAGGGGGCCCGGGAGGCGGCCACGGGCCGGGAGGCCGATCCGATCGGCGTCACCTTCGGCACGGACGCCTCCGCGCTTGCCCCGGCCGGGATCAGCTGCGTGGTGTTCGGACCCGGCAGCATCGACCAGGCCCACTCCGACGAGGAATGGGTGGGCATCGAAGAAACGGCATTAGCGGCCGAAATCCTGGCCCAGACCGCCCTGAACCTCGCCGCCGACTGA